The proteins below come from a single Fusarium verticillioides 7600 chromosome 3, whole genome shotgun sequence genomic window:
- a CDS encoding glycyl-tRNA synthetase has product MKPIRPVSLSPASLPTTVKKNFSAAFPLSRQLCLSRFGSRFRFAACAKPPRTVVDSRTFATSRPLNAFQLQTSQKRKKDKMTSAATTLKGQPLDKAVLESILRRRMFYTPSFEIYGGVGGLFDYGPPGCALQASVIDIWRKHFILEEDMLEVDCTVLTPHEVLKTSGHVDKFADWMCKDPKNGEILRADHFVEAILEARLNGDKEARGQKVEDKEEDPKKKKKKTKTEAVKLDDAVVKEYEEVLARIDNYGGPELGELIKKYDLRNPATGVQPAEPVSFNLMFQTSIGPSSNYPGYLRPETAQGQFLNFAKLLEFNQSQMPFASASIGKSYRNEISPRAGLLRVREFLMAEIEHFVDPEGGKKHHRFHEVEDVELVLLDRDTQLSGKTTTRTLKIGQAVKDGLVDNETLGYFLARIHLFLEKIGVDLTKLRFRQHMANEMAHYATDCWDAELFTSSGWIECVGCADRSAYDLSVHAKKTGAPLVVREQRETPLVIEEWQIDIERKKFGPQFKKDAKTVETALLATSQEQREKLAKDLSDNGSITLEVAGVGDGKVQVNKDSIAIKFRKRVENTREFVPNVIEPSFGIGRILYSLMEHSFWTRGTEGGDEARGVLSFPPTVAPTKVLLVPLSSNTQFKPLLKQLSQRLRSAGISSRVDDSSASIGKRYSRNDELGTPLGITIDFQTVQDGTVTLRDRDSTSQVRAEQEKIIDAIKSLVNGSKTWSQIENELPKFEGQEVEVAQR; this is encoded by the exons ATGAAGCCAATTCGTCCCGTATCACTATCTCCAGCCTCACTGCCAACGACAGTAAAGAAAAACTTTTCCGCAGCTTTTCCTTTATCAAGGCAACTTTGTCTGTCACGTTTTGGTTCCAGGTTCCGGTTTGCGGCCTGTGCAAAACCACCCCGCACTGTCGTAGACTCCCGCACTTTTGCGACCTCACGACCCCTCAACGCCTTTCAACTGCAAACGTCGCAGAAGCGCAAAAAGGACAAGATGACTTCCGCCGCGACGACTCTCAAGGGCCAGCCCCTCGACAAGGCTGTCCTCGAATCCATCCTCCGACGCCGCATGTTTTACACCCCGTCCTTCGAAATCTACGgcggtgttggtggtttgtTCGACTATGGCCCTCCTGGCTGCGCACTGCAGGCCAGTGTTATTGATATCTGGCGCAAGCATTTCATCCTCGAGGAGGATATGCTCGAGGTTGACTGCACTGTTCTGACCCCTCACGAGGTCCTCAAGACCAGTGGCCATGTTGACAAGTTCGCCGACTGGATGTGCAAGGACCCCAAGAACGGCGAGATTCTTCGAGCCGACCATTTTGTcgaagccattctcgaggCCCGGCTAAACGGCGACAAGGAGGCCCGTGGCCAGAAGgtggaggacaaggaggaggaccccaagaagaagaagaaaaagacaaagactgAAGCTGTGAAACTCGACGACGCCGTCGTCAAGGAGTACGAGGAGGTTCTCGCCAGAATCGACAACTACGGTGGCCCAGAGCTTGgcgagctcatcaagaagtaCGATCTCAGAAACCCCGCCACTGGTGTTCAGCCCGCGGAGCCTgtctccttcaacctcatgTTCCAAACCTCCATTGGTCCCAGCAGCAACTACCCTGGCTACCTCCGCCCCGAGACTGCCCAGGGCCAGTTCCTGAACTttgccaagctcctcgagtTCAACCAATCTCAGATGCCTTTCGCCTCTGCCTCTATTGGCAAGTCATACCGTAACGAGATTTCCCCTCGTGCCGGCCTTCTACGAGTGCGTGAGTTCCTTatggctgagattgagcaTTTCGTCGATCCTGAGGGTGGAAAGAAGCACCACCGATTCCATGAGGTcgaagatgttgagcttgtcctcCTTGACCGTGATACACAGCTGAGTGGCAAGACTACGACCAGAACTCTCAAGATCGGtcaggctgtcaaggatggtcttgttgacAACGAGACTCTGGGCTACTTTCTTGCCCGAATTCACTTGTTTTTGGAAAAGATTGGTGTGGATCTGACCAAGCTGCGGTTCCGTCAGCACATGGCCAACGAGATGGCTCATTATGCCACCGACTGCTGGGATGCTGAACTCTTCACTAGCTCCGGTTGGATCGAGTGTGTCGGCTGTGCTGACCGAAGTGCCTACGACTTGAGTGTTCACGCCAAAAAGACCGGCGCCCCTCTGGTTGTCCGCGAGCAGCGCGAGACTCCTCTTGTCATTGAGGAATGGCAAATCGACATCGAGCGGAAGAAGTTTGGTCCAcagttcaagaaggatgccaagactgTCGAAACTGCTCTCTTGGCTACATCACAAGAACAGCGAGAAAAGCTGGCCAAGGATTTGAGCGACAACGGCAGCATCACTCTCGAAgtcgctggtgttggcgaCGGCAAGGTCCAGGTTAACAAGGACTCCATTGCCATCAAGTTCCGCAAGAGGGTCGAGAACACGCGCGAGTTTGTGCCCAATGTTATCGAGCCCTCGTTCGGTATTGGCCGTATTCTCTATTCCTTGATGGAGCACAGCTTCTGGACTCGTGGCACCGAGGGCGGCGACGAAGCCCGTGGT GTTCTATCTTTCCCTCCCACTGTGGCCCCTACCAAGGTTTTGCTTGTTCccctctcctccaacacccAGTTCAAGCCTCTCCTCAAGCAGCTATCCCAACGTCTCCGCAGTGCTGGTATCTCCAGCCGCGTGGACGACTCTTCTGCCAGCATTGGTAAGCGATACAGCCGAAACGATGAGCTCGGCACTCCTCTCGGCATTACCATCGATTTCCAGACAGTTCAAGACGGTACTGTTACCTTGCGAGATCGTGACAGCACCAGCCAAGTCCGAGcggagcaggagaagatcattgatgcTATCAAGTCACTTGTGAATGGCAGTAAGACCTGGTCTCAGATTGAGAATGAGCTCCCCAAGTTTGAGGGccaggaggttgaggttgctcAACGATAG
- a CDS encoding STE/STE20/PAKA protein kinase has protein sequence MVMKDSRHRNIVNFLDAFLRNNNAELWVVMEFMEGGALTDVIDNNPSISEEQISTICHETCRGLQHLHSQNIIHRDIKSDNVLLDARGNVKITDFGFCAKLTETKSKRATMVGTPYWMAPEVVKQKEYGPKVDIWSLGIMAIEMIESEPPYLNEEPLKALYLIATNGTPRLKKPEKLSKELKAFLSVCLCVDVKSRASADELLAHDFLRHGCPLASLADLLAFKKHAK, from the exons ATGGTTATGAAAGACAGCCGGCACCGCAACATTGTTAACTTCTTGGATGCTTTCCTACGCAATAACAACGCGGAGCTCTGGGTCGTTATGGAATTCATGGAAGGAGGTGCTCTTACTGACGTGATTGACAACAACCCGTCCATCTCCGAGGAGCAAATCTCGACTATTTGCCACGAG ACCTGCCGCGGCTTGCAGCACTTGCATTCACAGAATATTATTCATCGTGATATCAAGAGTGATAATGTTCTACTCGACGCTCGTGGAAACGTGAAAATCA CCGATTTTGGTTTCTGCGCCAAGCTCACGGAGACAAAGTCCAAGCGAGCCACCATGGTGGGAACCCCCTATTGGATGGCCCCCGAGGTTGTCAAGCAGAAGGAATACGGTCCCAAGGTCGATATCTGGTCTTTGGGTATTATGGCGATTGAGATGATAGAGTCCGAGCCGCCATATCTTAACGAGGAACCTCTCAAAGCTCTCTACCTCATCGCAACAAATGGAACTCCTCGgctcaagaagcctgagaaACTGAGCAAAGAACTGAAGGCATTTTTGTCTGTCTGCCTGTGCGTGGACGTCAAGAGCCGTGCCTCTGCTGATGAGCTCCTGGCTCATGACTTTTTGCGACATGGTTGCCCATTGGCTAGCTTGGCAGATCTTCTTGCTTTCAAGAAGCACGCCAAATAA